Below is a window of Salvelinus alpinus chromosome 5, SLU_Salpinus.1, whole genome shotgun sequence DNA.
GCCTTATAGACCTCACCACACACTCTGAGCTCAGAGGTGTCAAAACACACAGTCTTGCTCACAAACACCTCTCAGACTCACAGTAACACACATGCCTCAGCCCTGCTTCGCTTCTGGCaatgcacacatacacgcacacacaaaccacaGGTCACACACCTGTCCTGAGGAGAATAGTGCAAGGTACAGCCATTGTTTCACTTCGGTTGTGCATTATGGCAGAATAAAAAGCCAATGGGTTGAGGGCAGGCTGGATACAGTAAATTGGTTTCATGGTGTTATAATTGAAGCTCAAAGCACATTGTACCGCAGGGAGCTTCGCATGATTGCAAGTCTTAAAACCCAGGCTGACAGCAGTATTTCCTGTCTCAATATCTACATACAGCGGATATTGAAAGAATTCTGGCAATAACTTTGTTTACGCCAAatgatcagtcacagtggttgaCAGCTGCCCTGAAAACAGATGGTGCTACAGAAACCTGAGGTGCTTCCATTTGAAGAAGGAACTATGCTTAAGAAAGAGGCACACTAACACAATCAAAGCACCAGCTATgctgaaatatattttaaaaaactaaaaaaagatTATACTGTTTACCCTTGGTACCAGGGATTGAGCAACCGAATGATCACCGATCAAAAATGTTCCTCCTGCATGATTACAACAACAGAGGCACATGATTTCCGCCTTGCCAAGACacagtgagtgaaagagagaagaaaATGCGCTTGGGCGCAGCCACATACATACTTAACCTGGTAATAATGAGACACTTGGGGAATTGGTGGAGCTGGCAGGTTGATTTCAGCTCTGGGTACACTTCTCTCAGATACATCCCTGTCTTCTGTCTCGCTCCCTCTTCCTCTAGAAGAGGATTATAGCTTTTTTCTCCACATTTAGACTCCTTCACACCTCTCCTCGGGGCGCGGATCAGGTAAGTGTTTTAACCGAGTGGTAATTATGAGCACATGCTCTGTGTCAGCTGGTCTAAATCTCCATGGTGTGTGGCACGCTGTGAGAAATAAGACAGAGAAaaaaagggagggaaggagaggtgagaggaagaggaggggtgagaggaagaggaggggtgcTGAGACACAGGCTAGTGCTCGAGCTTTGTCAGGCGTATGGCTGCATTAGCACAGAGACACAGTTGCTGGGGGCTTTTTGGAAAACTCACATTAGTGAAATGATGACGAGAGGGGAAGGCcaatggaggagagacagaaagagagtctAATCTGTGATGTGCTAATGCCGCTTATTCAAAGGAGCCTAGCTAACGCACTTCTGATGGTGGATTTACATACGATAATTGGTGTTGTAACTAAGCCCTTCATTATCAGTAGAATGACGGTGTTGTGAGCAGTTGTGTGGGCCATCTCTCGCTGAAATGAATGGGCTTTGTAGCGATTGCGTTGTTTTTAATCAGACAGGCAGGGCTCACAGAATGGATTCTGAGTGGCGTCCTTAGTGCGTGTGGTACTGAAGGTTGTTCCGCCACACACCTCCCACCACcgcactgtctctctgttgctaTGACATGAATAGATGCACCTGTGTTGTATGATGCTCAGTCAGCAACAGTAGAGTGTGCTGAGGCGGTCTGCCTCCGTGTTTCTGTGTTCTGACAGAGATCCACTTCATTGGAGATGTCTGTGACGACCCATGGGTTTAGTGTTGATGCTCAGAGCAGCAGGCCCAGCTCACTGTGTGGGAGGAAGAGTCGATCCCAGAGCATCCCACCAGAACTGGCAGGCCCCTCCAGCAGCCCCTCCACAGACAGGCCCCTGGGGGCCACCCACAGCCTAGCAACAGCAGCCGTGGAAAGGGGACGCATGGCAGACCAGGTAacctattactaaacagagacctgctgccatagagatcctataattAATGTAATTCTATACAAAGAAAATAACATTGTAAAAGAAAACAATATTCCAAATACTGTATCTATTACAATATGTCAGTTATTTTAAGGTGCAGTCTCAGCAGTTTTGGATTTGATTTTAAAGGGATACATATAAATGTGGTAGAAAGGTTTGGCAGTCAGACTTAAAACCTTGTTCTTGTTACACACATGGCAATGTAAATTCTTTGCAGAGGGTAAAAGACATTACCAAAAAACAGAACTGATGCAGCAATGAGTCCATTTGCTTTTTTTGCAAACAAATTGGACAAAGTTGCTAGTGTTGCTGTTTAAAGGTACATTTAACAAAATTACCTTTTTTGGGTCAATCAGATTCCAGGTTTTTGGCAGCAAAGCCTTTTCTTGTTTTTGTCTCTGCAGTTGACTTTGTAGCATGATGTAGTACAATACCCATAATGTTTTGTAACGATATCTGGTTTATCTTACTAAACACATTCCTAAAGCTAACACTAAGGTGTCCCTTCTCCTTATTCTTACAGACTTTGGATGTAAAATATGGTTGGTGTCTGTGCTTGATACAGTAGTTGATGTTGATTATGACTGATTCCCTCCCTCAGCAGGGTTTCATGGATCTCAGGCGGAGGGGGTTGTCTTCTGATGGAGTGATACGATCTGTGGCCTCCTTGGAGAGATCCTTAGCCACTCCTCCCTCCAGAGGCCAGCCCAGCCTACGCCTGTCGCCTTTGACCATCTACAAGACAGAGCCTGGTACTGAGCCACTTAACTTCCAAATATTATACatttatcatttatttattattatacaatatacatttctcagatgatttatttatttctgtatacactgtacactgcaattcatatctaGCTGGCAATATTGTACACCATGGCAATAATAaacaacacatctctctctctctctgtctctctctctctctctctctctctctctctctctctctctctctctctctctctctctctctctctctctctctctctatctatatatatatatatatatatatatatatatatatatatatatatatatatttataactgTAGATAAATATGTTCTGATTATGTAGTAACAATATGCTCTCATATGAACATATGACCACTGAGAGATGTATACAGTATCATCATCACTAATATCCAAATTCTGCTTTCACATCAGTTAAATGGATTCATCAAATGATTATTCTTTCTCCTGTTTACCAGATTATGTCTATGCATATGATGAGACTGGGCATGACGTCAAAGGAAAATGCAGAATACCAAGAAAGACTACAGACAACAGGTATGTTCTATTTAAACATCACAATAATCTTCAAAAAATTGTTTAAGGGGAAAAGCTAAAGTTATGTTGCTTCACCACTTCCCTCTTCATACATCAGTGACAGAGAGGTACAGAAGGAATCTGGGAGTTCCAGTTCCAAGGTTCCAGTGGTGTGTTTGGAAAGGCTGAAGATCCTGGTGTCTCGGATCCCACCACAGGGGCGGCGACAGAGTGACCCTCTGCCAGACACCGCAACAGAAAGGACAGGACCTGTTCCACAGAGGGGATGGGAGGACAAGATGACTGAGGTAGGCTCCACTAAAACGCCGTGAACTCTCTTCTCTTCCAGAAAGTCTATGATGTCAGATTATACTCATTTCATAACCACAATAAACATTTTGTCTGAACTAGTTTTGTCCAGCAGCTGGTTCTTATAAGCAGCAGCAATTAGCCCAGAGAAGAGGCTAGGTCTGAACTAAATTGCAATGTGTTTCAGATCAGGGTATAATACTACTGGCATGTTCTAAATGTCCAACTCTGTACTTTGTCTACAGGGAATATCAAAAGAAGCCAAGGTCGCAACGGTCAGCCCGTCTCTGGATAAACAATACTCAGAGAGACACACTATCAATCAATCTCTCCCACCTCCAGTAATCAATGATTGGCCTGAGCATGGAAGAGACAGTCCTCACAAAGAGCTCACACTGCAAGTACCCGCCACTGATCTTGTATCACCCCCACCTTTCTCTGCACCTGACCTTGACTCTGACTCAGATCCCAGGTCAATCTCAGAAACTGTTTCTGACCCTGAACTGGACTCGGACCCACAACCAGAATCAGATCCCCAGCAAGAGTCTGATCCACCAGCTGAGTCTGCATCGGAGGCTGATCTGGAATCAGTTGCTGATGAGGAATCTCCTGATGAGGCTGCTACAGAATCAGAACCTAGTTTGGAATCAGAACCTAGTGTGGAATCAGAACCTAGAGTGGAATCAGAAGGTAGTGAAGAATCAGAGAATGGTTTAGAATCAGAGAATGGTGAAGACCTGGATGCTGATGCGGAATCAGAGGCTGATATGGAATCAGACCTCCAACCTGACCCTGGCTCAGACCCCCGTTTTCCATCTGAAACACGTCCGGGATTAGATTCTGACCTGGAATCAGACTGTGCACAACCCCCTGAATCACAAGTGTCTGCAGAATCTGGACCAGATCTGGAATCGGAGCCAGACTCAGTCCCTGACCCAGCCTCTATCAGTCCTGACCCAGGAGTGGAGTCCCGTCCAGCCCAGAGGGCTCTGCCTGCAGACCCTGGTCCACAGATGCATTGCGAAGAAGCCGAGCAGGTCATGCCTGGGGCAGAGAccatggagatggagagtgaagaCTTCTGTGCCGTGTGTCTGATCGGAGGAGACCTTCTGTGCTGTGACCGCTGTCCCAAAGTCTTCCACCTGTCCTGCCATGTGCCCGCTCTCCTCAGCTTCCCCACGTAAGTCATCTCACCGCCATAAGTCatagactgtgtcccaaatggcatccgattccctatataatgcattacttttgaccagggctcatagggctcattgggctcatagggctctggtcaaaagtaatgcactatacagagaatagggggccatttgggacacctcACTTCTCTCATCCATCAGTCTTGTCTACACTACTGCTCTGTGGTTGAGGATAACCAATGTCTGCCTCTGTGTCCTCTCCTACTTCAGGGGTGACTGGGTGTGTACCTTCTGCAGAGATATCCAGCAGCCAGAGGTGGAGTATGACTGTGAGAACCAGAGGCTGGCTGCAGAATGTTCAGGAAAGCCATTGCCTCATGTGCTCTCTGCTTGTGACCAGAGAGTAAGTATTATTCTTCATTATGAAAATTTGAATCAACTGACACTGGACTCAACATATTACTGGTAATGACCAGTCAGTAGTGTCAAGGAGGGCTCAATGTATTCTGTAAGTGGGGTTTCACACCTACTAGTTACAGTAAATGTTATTTATCGTAATAAATCAATGTTGTCCCCCCCTCTGTAGAAATGTGAGAGGTTGACTCTGTTGATCTGCAGCAACATGCTAAGTGCTCCCTTCCATGAGCCGGTCAGTCCACTGGTAAGTGATCCCAATCTTATTCTTAATCAGCATGTTAGTATTCACAATACTCCGCAAAAACACAGTGATCTGGTTTAATAAAACGTGTTTTGAAACCTAGGCTCGCCACTACTACCAGATAATCAAAAGGCCCATGGATCTGTCTGTGATCAGGGCCAAACTCAGCAAGAGGAGCACTCACCACTACTATTCACCTGAGGAGTTTGTGGCTGATGTCTCCCTCATGTTCAGGAACTGTGCAAAGTTCAATTATGTAAGTGATATAGATTAATAATAATATTCTAGTGATAGAGGTTAAACTGTATATATTGAC
It encodes the following:
- the LOC139575881 gene encoding tripartite motif-containing protein 66-like isoform X2; its protein translation is MEKRCAECPEPRLAQSLCTFCNKWLCYQCTDMHQHQKASPQCSDLHKHQKPTNQWADLHQRDQIAPSSLPPPEPGPGSCGRPLLMCHSHRQEPLELFCESCDLMCCSSCHLSAHKNHRLVHIGKALQDQQWQFESLMAQVEERRSAVESTAKQIEDRLHGVKVTQRKAENQIKMAKMIMMNELNKRANLLIEQLEKISEDFQRRLEDQLQGAIEMCSQLDHVQNFISWATAHHLKNPLLFSRELISLQMQRLLEPPLHSDAWLPVKIKFNWDASYWTKQISTLGQLTAEGGNRSYSEGVAFPSILRPQPITCLSLPSVCHGGREQSCAFQACCQPQMCCLHCIPPQPAVQLDKTQREPYSARCAQSTLSSPSLALHQSQLLRCWGPDSPPGPPAVVPSSMQRPQQQEHLPAADPGLLSSSSNSRGLGLQPPATALYQPQIQLLPETHAQPATDGAREGQGQQASREREQTPGQPAVDREVLTEQIQEGSREKTHVQTGVDREVLTDGIQQQQQQQQQQQQLLSPLVAELAVEQQEEEQQEEEQQEARTTQPSKDCRDGMRSTSLEMSVTTHGFSVDAQSSRPSSLCGRKSRSQSIPPELAGPSSSPSTDRPLGATHSLATAAVERGRMADQQGFMDLRRRGLSSDGVIRSVASLERSLATPPSRGQPSLRLSPLTIYKTEPDYVYAYDETGHDVKGKCRIPRKTTDNSDREVQKESGSSSSKVPVVCLERLKILVSRIPPQGRRQSDPLPDTATERTGPVPQRGWEDKMTEGISKEAKVATVSPSLDKQYSERHTINQSLPPPVINDWPEHGRDSPHKELTLQVPATDLVSPPPFSAPDLDSDSDPRSISETVSDPELDSDPQPESDPQQESDPPAESASEADLESVADEESPDEAATESEPSLESEPSVESEPRVESEGSEESENGLESENGEDLDADAESEADMESDLQPDPGSDPRFPSETRPGLDSDLESDCAQPPESQVSAESGPDLESEPDSVPDPASISPDPGVESRPAQRALPADPGPQMHCEEAEQVMPGAETMEMESEDFCAVCLIGGDLLCCDRCPKVFHLSCHVPALLSFPTGDWVCTFCRDIQQPEVEYDCENQRLAAECSGKPLPHVLSACDQRKCERLTLLICSNMLSAPFHEPVSPLARHYYQIIKRPMDLSVIRAKLSKRSTHHYYSPEEFVADVSLMFRNCAKFNYPDSEVAQAGRSLETFFSSRLREVFPDRAFPAAEEDSDSDEYDEVYRAAEGGFPWPEKREQCHRKRKRRHSLNWRKHTF